A genomic region of Hydrogenovibrio crunogenus contains the following coding sequences:
- a CDS encoding RNA polymerase sigma factor, whose amino-acid sequence MIGNWVKLKTNQVKLNAVLESHYANLYRIAYAWSQDESLAQDLVQETMLKSLQKADQITSFENIDRWLCKIMHNLFYDNCRQNARWQPVNVDECDEQLRTESIETLYIQKLTIRNIHAAIGSLPINQREAIVLVDLQGYSYQEVAEIAEVPVGTVMSRLSRGREKLKKLVTSEKYIPNYANNVVDLKKSNSK is encoded by the coding sequence ATGATTGGTAATTGGGTCAAATTAAAAACAAATCAGGTAAAGCTAAATGCGGTGCTGGAATCGCATTATGCTAATTTGTATCGTATCGCTTACGCTTGGAGTCAGGATGAATCGCTTGCCCAAGATTTGGTGCAGGAGACGATGCTAAAGTCTTTACAAAAAGCGGATCAGATCACCAGCTTTGAAAATATAGATCGTTGGCTGTGTAAGATTATGCATAACCTTTTTTATGATAACTGTCGACAAAATGCACGCTGGCAACCGGTAAATGTAGATGAGTGTGATGAACAGTTACGAACAGAGTCAATCGAAACACTTTATATTCAAAAACTAACAATTCGAAATATACATGCCGCCATTGGTAGTCTGCCGATTAACCAGAGAGAAGCGATTGTGTTAGTCGATTTGCAAGGGTATTCTTATCAGGAAGTTGCAGAGATTGCTGAAGTGCCCGTCGGAACGGTGATGAGCCGATTGTCACGAGGCCGTGAAAAGCTCAAAAAACTGGTCACGAGTGAAAAGTATATTCCAAATTATGCAAACAATGTCGTTGACCTGAAAAAGAGTAATTCAAAATGA
- a CDS encoding DsrE family protein gives MINKKTNLFIFSWMMSMLVSLNVLAAQEPPLPDTFAEHKIVMQISDPNPFKQTLVLNVAGNLVKYYGSTNMDLEIVAFGPGVRLMLEGNVNTPRIKALMATGVRFSACENTLTNFAKILGKKPKLIEGIDIVPAGAARIIQLNEAGYKTLKP, from the coding sequence GTGATTAATAAAAAAACCAACTTATTTATTTTTAGCTGGATGATGTCCATGCTCGTTTCTTTAAACGTGCTGGCTGCACAAGAACCGCCTTTACCTGACACTTTTGCTGAACATAAAATTGTTATGCAAATCAGTGACCCCAACCCTTTCAAACAAACGCTGGTCTTGAATGTAGCGGGAAACCTGGTTAAGTACTACGGTTCAACCAATATGGACTTGGAAATTGTCGCTTTTGGACCGGGTGTCCGCTTGATGCTGGAAGGCAATGTCAACACGCCGCGCATTAAGGCACTTATGGCCACCGGCGTCCGCTTCAGTGCTTGCGAAAACACTTTGACAAACTTTGCAAAAATTTTGGGCAAGAAACCTAAATTAATTGAAGGGATTGATATTGTTCCAGCCGGAGCCGCTCGCATTATTCAGCTTAATGAAGCCGGCTACAAAACATTAAAACCATAA
- a CDS encoding DsrE family protein has translation MKTKNLLISSLIGFISFFGITQAAQADNHSYGHQKVVYHINYDNAKKQSGTLRNIQNHINAVGADNLDVRVVLHGNGLSLLLKPDALKNVPKFKAANSTTAMQQKVDSLKMQGVHFNVCANTVKGRKVDIKHDLYDVGNKDVVPSGVAELAHLQQQGFVYLRP, from the coding sequence ATGAAAACGAAAAACCTATTGATCTCCAGTTTAATCGGCTTCATCAGCTTTTTTGGCATCACTCAAGCAGCACAGGCTGACAACCACAGCTATGGTCATCAAAAAGTGGTGTACCACATTAATTATGATAATGCGAAAAAGCAGTCTGGCACATTACGTAACATTCAAAACCATATCAATGCCGTCGGTGCGGACAATCTTGATGTCCGAGTCGTACTGCATGGAAATGGACTTTCGTTGCTCTTAAAACCTGATGCTTTGAAAAACGTACCGAAGTTTAAAGCTGCCAATTCAACAACGGCAATGCAACAAAAAGTCGACAGCTTGAAAATGCAGGGCGTTCACTTCAATGTTTGTGCCAATACCGTTAAGGGACGCAAAGTAGATATCAAGCATGATTTATATGATGTGGGCAATAAAGATGTCGTGCCGAGTGGTGTGGCGGAACTGGCTCATTTACAGCAGCAAGGTTTTGTCTATTTAAGACCGTAA
- a CDS encoding porin, with product MKKQFLVKLLPAAIIAATMTTPAQAANWLMLQGTEADHQAARAKVWGFIQAEYQQTDNTKLKAGPGKGESAAFNQIKPQNSTASSFNIRRARIGVRGANLPLDNKVNYFFLAEFGNNGITTGQNASQGQLTDASVTLNHIPGARVRVGQFKTPGSEEGFQGVAVFNYINFTNMTDRLLLERHFDKSTGNSSRNGPVGAFRDQGIEVFDSFKYKGWDTSYAVMVGNGNGIGRIDNNEARDTYLYLSTEMDIKGGKKGRKNGLKFYVWNQDGKRTIDNGVEKNRTRSGLGTTFLNSKYRFAAEYVQADGMIFGGTTGGRTPANGGTFNVFTDQKADGYYLDFGYRIIPKLELNLRYDALDSATEKDSATGTNADKYREFRTTTLGAQYFVNKKTVIRANYEIRDIKAPKAPSGAPVHDILKSLDNRLALQLSVVF from the coding sequence ATGAAAAAACAATTTTTAGTCAAATTACTTCCTGCTGCAATCATTGCAGCAACCATGACAACACCTGCCCAAGCAGCTAACTGGTTAATGCTACAAGGAACGGAAGCAGACCACCAAGCAGCTCGTGCAAAAGTATGGGGCTTTATTCAAGCAGAATATCAACAAACAGATAATACCAAGCTCAAGGCTGGTCCAGGAAAAGGAGAAAGCGCAGCCTTTAACCAAATCAAGCCTCAGAATAGTACTGCCAGCAGCTTTAATATTCGCCGTGCTCGTATCGGTGTGCGCGGTGCAAATTTACCACTTGATAACAAAGTTAATTATTTTTTCTTAGCGGAATTTGGAAATAATGGGATTACCACGGGACAAAATGCTTCACAAGGTCAATTAACAGACGCAAGTGTGACTTTAAACCATATCCCTGGCGCTCGTGTTCGAGTCGGTCAATTTAAGACACCGGGCTCAGAAGAAGGGTTTCAGGGCGTCGCGGTCTTTAACTATATCAATTTCACCAATATGACGGACCGTTTATTACTGGAACGCCACTTTGATAAATCGACAGGAAATTCGTCAAGAAACGGGCCGGTTGGTGCTTTCCGTGACCAAGGGATTGAGGTATTTGACTCCTTTAAATACAAAGGCTGGGACACCAGTTATGCCGTAATGGTTGGGAATGGTAACGGCATTGGCCGAATCGATAATAATGAAGCTCGAGATACCTACCTTTATCTTTCAACCGAAATGGACATCAAAGGTGGTAAAAAAGGCCGCAAAAACGGGTTGAAATTCTATGTTTGGAATCAGGATGGTAAGCGCACCATCGATAATGGTGTCGAGAAAAACCGCACACGTTCAGGGTTAGGGACTACCTTCTTAAACAGTAAATACCGTTTCGCCGCCGAATATGTACAAGCCGACGGGATGATTTTTGGTGGAACAACAGGGGGAAGAACACCGGCTAATGGCGGAACATTTAATGTCTTCACTGACCAAAAAGCCGATGGTTACTACTTAGACTTTGGCTATCGCATCATTCCAAAACTAGAGCTTAACCTGCGTTATGATGCCTTGGACAGCGCGACTGAAAAAGACTCTGCAACAGGTACGAATGCTGACAAATATCGTGAGTTCAGAACCACAACGCTCGGGGCACAGTATTTTGTTAATAAAAAGACTGTTATCAGAGCGAACTATGAAATTCGGGATATCAAAGCACCCAAAGCGCCATCAGGTGCACCGGTACATGATATTTTAAAAAGCCTGGATAATCGTTTAGCCCTTCAACTTTCTGTTGTTTTCTAA
- the ubiA gene encoding 4-hydroxybenzoate octaprenyltransferase has protein sequence MIHKQQLQAYLQLTRIDRPVGIYLVLWPALWALWLAADGMPPLSILIIFILGAVIMRSAGCVINDYADRHFDGYVARTCARPLATGQLTERQALRFFFMLCLLAFGLVLFLNPFTILLSLGAVGLAILYPFMKRHTFWPQAFLGAAFAWAIPMAFAAIQNQVPWQAWVIFGVTLVWALVYDTAYAVADKEDDVKLGIKSTAILFGDRVQEIIGLFQAIMLLGFLWIGDLFGLSWPYYGSVLIAAGFFVYHQYLLSFDQPQKAFKAFLNNHWVGLVILIGIMLDTL, from the coding sequence ATGATCCACAAACAGCAATTGCAAGCCTATCTTCAACTGACCCGCATCGATCGCCCAGTTGGTATTTACTTGGTATTGTGGCCAGCTTTATGGGCGTTGTGGTTGGCTGCAGACGGTATGCCGCCACTTTCTATTTTGATTATCTTTATACTGGGCGCCGTCATTATGCGTTCAGCTGGGTGTGTCATTAATGATTATGCCGATCGTCATTTTGATGGTTATGTCGCCCGAACGTGTGCTCGACCACTGGCGACAGGACAGTTAACGGAACGACAAGCGCTAAGATTTTTTTTCATGCTCTGCTTGCTAGCCTTTGGGCTGGTTTTGTTTTTGAATCCTTTTACAATCCTATTATCACTCGGTGCGGTGGGGTTGGCGATTCTCTATCCTTTTATGAAGCGCCATACGTTTTGGCCACAGGCTTTTTTAGGAGCTGCGTTTGCATGGGCCATTCCGATGGCATTTGCCGCCATCCAAAATCAAGTGCCTTGGCAGGCCTGGGTAATTTTCGGAGTGACGTTAGTCTGGGCGCTGGTGTACGATACGGCATATGCCGTTGCGGATAAAGAAGATGATGTAAAGCTGGGAATTAAATCGACAGCGATTTTATTTGGTGATCGCGTTCAAGAAATCATCGGTTTGTTTCAGGCGATTATGCTGTTGGGGTTTCTTTGGATCGGTGATTTGTTTGGGTTGTCATGGCCTTATTATGGCTCGGTTTTGATTGCGGCAGGGTTCTTTGTTTATCATCAATATCTATTGAGTTTTGACCAGCCACAAAAAGCCTTTAAAGCGTTCTTAAATAATCACTGGGTCGGTCTGGTGATTTTGATTGGGATTATGCTCGATACGTTGTAA
- the glmU gene encoding bifunctional UDP-N-acetylglucosamine diphosphorylase/glucosamine-1-phosphate N-acetyltransferase GlmU: protein MSLKVIILAAGKGTRMRSNLPKVLQPLAQKPLLSHVITTAQKLTNEPIITVIGHGANQVVETIGQEGICYAEQLEQLGTGHAVVQGNAHYDDNDTVLILYGDVPLTQQNTLTDLLNLVDETHPLALLTINLDNPSGYGRIVRNQHHLVQAIVEEKDASFEQKAIQEVNTGIMAVKGHYLKKWLGQLSNSNAQGEYYLTDIIEMCVQDGFEVHTTQPASEIEVLGVNNKSQLQSLERQYQTLLAEDLMEKGVTLLDASRLDIRGELTVGQDVTIDANVIFEGSVILEDHVSIGPNCVIKNAVIQSGTQVKSFSHIEDAQIGQRCEIGPYARLRPGTELSSEVKIGNFVETKKAQIGSSSKVNHLSYIGDTKMGAGVNIGAGTITCNYDGVNKHQTVIGDNVFIGSDSQLVAPVTIESDATIGAGSTITKNAPADTLTLSRSKQLTIKGWQKPTKQ from the coding sequence ATGTCTTTAAAAGTCATTATTTTAGCTGCAGGAAAGGGTACGCGTATGCGCTCTAACTTGCCTAAAGTGTTACAACCGTTGGCGCAGAAGCCTTTATTGTCTCACGTCATTACGACGGCTCAAAAATTAACCAATGAACCGATTATCACCGTTATTGGGCATGGCGCCAACCAAGTCGTTGAAACCATCGGTCAGGAAGGGATTTGTTATGCTGAGCAATTAGAACAGTTGGGTACAGGGCATGCTGTGGTTCAGGGGAATGCACATTATGATGATAACGATACAGTTTTAATTCTTTATGGTGATGTGCCGTTAACACAGCAAAATACCTTAACGGATTTATTGAATTTGGTAGATGAGACCCACCCATTAGCATTGTTGACGATTAATTTAGACAACCCGAGTGGTTATGGTCGCATTGTTCGCAACCAACATCATCTTGTGCAAGCCATCGTAGAAGAAAAAGATGCGTCATTTGAACAAAAAGCCATTCAGGAAGTGAATACCGGCATCATGGCTGTTAAAGGTCATTATCTGAAAAAATGGTTAGGCCAGCTCTCAAATAGTAATGCACAAGGTGAGTATTACCTGACGGATATTATCGAGATGTGTGTTCAGGATGGATTTGAAGTGCATACCACGCAACCTGCGTCTGAAATAGAAGTGCTAGGTGTCAATAATAAATCTCAGCTCCAATCTTTAGAAAGACAATATCAAACTTTATTAGCGGAAGACTTGATGGAAAAGGGCGTGACATTATTAGACGCCTCACGTCTGGATATTCGAGGAGAATTGACAGTTGGACAGGATGTCACCATTGATGCGAATGTCATCTTTGAAGGCTCTGTCATTTTAGAAGACCATGTATCCATTGGACCGAACTGCGTAATTAAAAACGCAGTCATTCAATCAGGCACCCAAGTTAAGTCTTTTTCTCATATAGAAGATGCACAGATTGGTCAGAGGTGTGAAATTGGCCCTTATGCCCGTCTTCGACCAGGGACTGAATTGAGTTCAGAAGTGAAAATTGGTAATTTTGTTGAAACCAAAAAAGCCCAAATCGGTTCAAGCTCTAAAGTGAATCACCTCTCTTATATTGGCGACACGAAAATGGGAGCTGGAGTGAATATTGGCGCGGGTACGATCACCTGCAATTACGATGGTGTGAATAAGCACCAGACCGTGATTGGCGATAATGTGTTTATTGGTTCAGATTCACAATTGGTTGCTCCTGTGACAATTGAATCAGATGCCACAATCGGTGCTGGGTCGACCATTACCAAAAATGCACCAGCAGATACACTTACATTATCACGAAGCAAACAGTTGACTATCAAAGGTTGGCAGAAACCGACAAAACAGTAA
- a CDS encoding F0F1 ATP synthase subunit epsilon — translation MAVSMQVDIVSAEGSLFSGKADMVFAQAADGEVGILPKHTQLLTQLKPGQVRVVSGDEEDNFFINSGVLEVQPSVVTILADTAIRAEDLDQAAAEEAKRRAEDAMQQAKTDTDIARAQIELAEAVAQIQTITKLRDRLHKTGLS, via the coding sequence ATGGCAGTCTCAATGCAAGTCGATATTGTAAGTGCTGAAGGATCTTTGTTCTCTGGTAAAGCGGATATGGTCTTTGCACAGGCTGCCGATGGTGAAGTCGGCATCCTGCCAAAACATACCCAGTTGTTAACGCAGTTAAAGCCTGGTCAAGTACGAGTTGTCAGTGGTGATGAAGAAGATAACTTCTTTATCAACAGTGGTGTGCTAGAAGTTCAACCAAGTGTTGTCACCATTCTAGCGGACACGGCAATTCGTGCAGAAGATCTGGATCAAGCTGCGGCTGAAGAAGCGAAACGTCGTGCTGAAGATGCGATGCAGCAAGCCAAAACCGATACGGATATTGCGCGTGCTCAAATCGAATTGGCAGAAGCCGTTGCGCAAATTCAGACGATTACTAAGTTACGTGATCGTTTACACAAGACAGGATTGTCTTAA
- the atpD gene encoding F0F1 ATP synthase subunit beta, with translation MMNGKIVQIIGPVIDVEFKGADLPKIYDALKVDELDLTLEVQQQVGDNVVRAIAMGSSDGLKRGMAVSNTGEAISVPVGKPTLGRIFDVLGNPIDNAGPVESEEKMTIHRPAPAFDELAASQELLETGVKVIDLICPFAKGGKVGLFGGAGVGKTVNMMELIRNIAIEHSGYSVFAGVGERTREGNDFYYEMEESGVLDKVALVYGQMNEPPGNRLRVALTGLTMAEYFRDEGRDILFFVDNIYRYTLAGTEVSALLGRMPSAVGYQPTLSQEMGQIQERITSTKTGSITSIQAVYVPADDLTDPAPATTFAHLDATVVLNRSIAETGIYPAIDPLDSTSRQLDPLVVGSEHYETARGVQETLQRYKELKDIIAILGMDELSEEDRSLVARARKMQRFFSQPYFVAKVFTGEDGRYVPLKETLRGFKMIISGELDDIPEQAFMYAGDIDEVLEKAKKYKD, from the coding sequence ATTATGAATGGAAAAATAGTACAAATCATCGGCCCGGTAATCGACGTCGAGTTTAAAGGTGCTGATTTACCAAAAATCTATGACGCGTTAAAAGTTGATGAACTGGATCTTACTTTAGAAGTTCAACAACAAGTCGGTGATAACGTTGTACGTGCAATCGCAATGGGTTCATCTGACGGTTTAAAACGTGGCATGGCTGTTTCTAACACGGGCGAAGCGATTTCGGTTCCGGTTGGTAAACCAACACTTGGTCGTATCTTTGATGTTCTAGGGAACCCGATTGATAATGCGGGTCCTGTAGAATCAGAAGAGAAAATGACAATTCACCGTCCTGCTCCAGCATTTGATGAGCTAGCAGCTTCTCAAGAACTACTGGAAACAGGGGTTAAAGTTATCGATCTTATCTGTCCATTCGCTAAGGGTGGTAAAGTTGGTCTATTCGGTGGTGCCGGTGTTGGTAAAACCGTAAACATGATGGAATTGATCCGTAACATCGCGATTGAGCACTCTGGTTACTCAGTATTTGCTGGTGTAGGTGAGCGTACTCGTGAAGGGAACGATTTCTATTATGAAATGGAAGAGTCTGGAGTATTGGATAAAGTTGCTCTAGTTTATGGTCAGATGAATGAGCCACCAGGTAACCGTCTACGTGTTGCTTTGACTGGTCTAACAATGGCTGAGTACTTCCGTGACGAAGGTCGTGATATCCTATTCTTCGTAGATAACATCTACCGTTATACTCTTGCCGGTACAGAAGTATCAGCATTGTTGGGTCGTATGCCATCTGCGGTAGGTTATCAGCCAACTTTGTCTCAAGAAATGGGACAGATTCAAGAGCGTATCACGTCAACTAAAACTGGTTCGATCACTTCGATTCAGGCAGTATACGTTCCGGCAGATGACTTGACAGATCCAGCACCAGCAACAACATTTGCTCACTTGGATGCGACAGTTGTATTGAACCGTTCGATCGCTGAAACAGGTATTTACCCTGCAATCGATCCTCTGGATTCAACATCACGTCAATTAGATCCTCTTGTCGTTGGTTCTGAACACTATGAGACTGCTCGTGGCGTTCAAGAAACATTACAGCGTTATAAAGAGTTGAAAGATATCATCGCTATCCTTGGGATGGACGAGTTATCTGAAGAAGATCGTTCATTGGTTGCCCGTGCACGTAAAATGCAACGTTTCTTCTCTCAACCATATTTCGTAGCAAAAGTTTTCACAGGTGAAGACGGACGTTATGTCCCATTAAAAGAAACTCTTCGTGGTTTCAAAATGATTATTTCAGGTGAACTTGATGATATTCCAGAGCAAGCATTTATGTATGCCGGTGATATCGATGAAGTGCTTGAAAAAGCTAAGAAATATAAGGATTAA